The following is a genomic window from Mycolicibacterium sp. TY81.
ATCGCATGGCACGCCGCGACGAACTCCGACAGCGGCTGGGCCACCCCGCGGTGACTGCCGAGTGCCGTCAGATGGGCCAGCGCGGGCGGGTCACCCTGCATCAGCGCGACCGCCACTTCGACGTCGAGCCGCCCCTGGCCGTCGACCGGCAGCTCCCGGACGGTGAATCCGTTGGCTTCCATCACCACCAGATTGGGGCCGTATTCGCCTGGCAGGCAGGCGATGGTCTTGTCGCCGTCCCAACTGCTGAGCAGGAGGTTGAGCGCGTTGTTGGAACCCGTGGTGAACACCACGTCGCCGGCGGCCATCCCGGTCAGCGCGGCCACCGCCGCCCGTCCGCCCTCCAACACGGGTTCCGCGGATTCTGCGGCGACATAGCCGCCGACCTGAGCTTCCAGCCGGGCATGCTGGGCCGCGGCGTCGATGACGGCGAAGCTCTGCCGCGAGCAAGCGGCGTTGTCGAGATGCAGGCCCGCCGGTGTGGGCCGGGCTGCGCGCCACAGGCGCGCGACGGCGGAATCGGCCCCGGTCACGTCCGCAGGTCCGGCTTGACCGCCAGCGACAGCCCGAAATCCCCGGCGGGGTCGGTCCACCAGTCGGTCTGCCGGAGTCCGGCGGCCGCCAACTCGGCCGCGACGCCCTCGGGGCGGAACTTGCACGACACCTCGGTCAACATCTCCTCACCCGCCTCGAACTCCACCGACAGATCCAGCTCGCGTATCTGAACCTGTTGCGCGGCAACAGACCTCAGCCACATCTCGATACGCTCGTGCTCGGTGTTCCATCGTGCCACATGTTCGAAGCGGTCGAGATCGAAATCCGCATCCAGCTCCCGGTTCACCACCGCCAGGACGTTGCGGTTGAACCGCGCGGTGACCCCGGCGCTGTCGTCGTAGGCGGCCACCAACCGGGCGGTGTCCTTCACCAGGTCGGTGCCGAGCAGCAGCGTGTCGCCCGGCCGCATCGCCGCGGCCAGGCTCTCGAGGAACTCCGCCCGCGGGCCGGCCGTCAGGTTGCCGATCGTCGACCCGAGGAACACGATGAGCCGACGGCCCACCACCGGCAGTTCGCCCAGATGCTGCTCGAAATCACCTCGCACGCCGCTGATCTCGACACCCTCGTACTCGTCGGACAGCTGCGTGAGCGCGGCGCTGAGTACGTTCTCGTCGACGTCGAACGCCACGAACCGGCGCAGCGCCGCGGCGTCCCGGAACGCGTCGAGCAGGATGCGCGTCTTCTCCGACGTGCCGCTGCCGAGCTCGACGAGGGTGTCCGCGCCGGAGGCCGCCACAATGGCGGCCGCCGCCTCATGCAGGATGTGCGCCTCGGTGCGTGTCGGGTAGTACTCGGGCAGGCGGGTGATCTGATCGAACAGGTCACTGCCGACGGCATCGTAGAACCACTTGGGCGGCAACGATTTCGGCGACTGCGACAGGCCGTCCCGGACATCACGCCGCAACGCACGGGGCGCCCAGTCGGCGGCGAGATGGTTGGTCAGCAGCGGTGCCGTCTTGCTCGGTGTCATCGTGGGTCCTCTTCTTCAGGTCAACGGCGTCATCGCTACGCCGGCGGCCGTCACCTCGACGAGGTGACGGTCTGGGATGTCCTGCCAGTCGGGGTGGTCGTCGTAGGGCTCGCTGGCCAGCACGACCCCGTCGGGCCGGCGCAGTATCGACAACGTGTCGCCCCACACGGTGGCCAGCATCCGGGAACCATTGGCCGCCAGGATGTTCAGCCGCGCCGCCGGATCGGACTCCCCGACCCGGCGCACGGTGTCGCCCAGGCTGTCCAGTCCCTCGGCGAAGATGTGCGCGGCCAGGATCGCGCTGTCGACCGTCGATTCCGCGGTTCGCGACACCGGCAGCACCGCTCGGTCGACGATGCCGTTGTGCGACAACAGCCACTCGCCGTCGGTGAACGGCGCCGACGCCGACGGCTCGATGGGCATTCCGACGGTGGCCGAGCGGACGGCGGCCACCACACACGCACTGCGCAGCGCCGGCGCCACCGATGCCAGCGACGCGTCGCCCCACAACGGCGCGGCGCTGCGCCAGCGCCGCGGTGTCGCGCCGTCGAAGAAGCCGACACCCCAGCCGTCGGCATTGAGCAACCCGTGCTTCTGCCGTCGGGGTGAATAGGACTGCACCAGAAGCCCGTTCGCCGGTTCCAGGATCAGTGACGATACCGAGACGGGGTTGCCGAGCCAGCCCAGATGACGACACATCAGCCGCGCACCTCGTCAACCGACCAGGCCAGCCGCACGCCGGAGAAGATCTGACGACGGATCGGGTGGTCCCAGTTGCGGAAGCTGGGCCGCAGGATGTCGCCGGCCACGGCCCAGGAACCGCCGCGCAGCACGCGGTAGTCACCGCTGCCGGTGCCCTCGAAGAACGGCTGCGAATAGCGGTCGTAGATCATCGGCGTGAAACCCGGCCACGGGCGCAGCGGTGACGTGGTCCACTCCCAGACATCGCCGAGCAGCTGCTCGACACCGTAGGCCGAAGCACCCTCCGGGTAGGCCCCCGCGGGCGCGGGACGCAGCGCGTCGCCGCCGAGATTGGCGAGGTGCGCATCGGGTTCGGCGGCGCCCCAAGGGAATCGGCGACGTTGTCCGGTCGCGGGATCCCACGCGCAGGCCTTCTCCCACTCCACCTCGGTGGGTAGCCGGGCCCCGGCCCAGGCGGCGTAGGCCTCGGCTTCGTAGAAGCTGACGTGCTGCACGGGCTCGTCGGGCGGCAGCTCCTCGACATGCCCGAACCGGACCCGCGTGGTGCCGTCGGCGTTCCAGAACTGCGGCGCCACCAGACCCGCCTGCTGCCGATGCGCCCAGCCGGCCGCCGACCACCAGCGGCTCTGCCGATAGCCACCGTCGGCGATGAACTCGCGCCATTCGGCGTTGGTGACGGGCACCCGACCGATCCGGAACGACGGCACGTCGACGACGTGCGCCGGGCCTTCGTTGTCGAGCGCGAAAGGTTCGTCGGCCGCGTCGACACCGAGTACGAACGGACCGCCGGGCACCAGCACCGAGGTGCCGGCGACCCCGTCCCGCCCCTGCGGCAGGACGGCACCCGGCCCCAACAGTGGCGGGCCGCTGCGCAGGTTCAGGGCCTGCAGCATGGTCTCGTCGTGCTGGTTCTCGTGGCTGATCACCAGGGCGAACGGAAACTGGGCAGCGGCCTCGTCCGGCGCCCGGTCAAGGGCGTCAAGGGCTTTGGACCGGACGGTGCGGCAGAAGGCGCGCGCGTCGGTCGGCGGCAACAGCGGCAACGACACCCGGCTGGCGCGCGAATGCACGAACGCGTCGTACAGACCGTCCACGTCGGGCGGTAGCAGGCCGGGACGGTTCAGGTCGCCGCCGCGCAGCAGCCACAGTTCTTCCTGCTGACCGATGTGCGCGAGGTCCCACACCAACGGACTCATCAGCGGGTCGTACTGACGCAGCAGTTCGGCGTCGTCGAACTCGACGAGCGCCAGAGTCCGGTCCCGGGCCCTGGTCAGCCCTCGGGCCAACAGCTCGCGCGTACTCACACCCCTCCTTTCAGCCGGTCATCACATGCCAACCCGGTGATGGCCGAATCGATTCCGTGTGCGACGACCCGGTCCGCGAAGTCTTCGGCCGCGCTGCGCCCTTGCCGTACCTGCCGCAGCAGCCGGTCCATCGAGTCCGCCACATCGGCCGGCGCGACCTCCGCGGCCGCTTCCACACATCGCACCGCGGCCGCCTGCAGCCGCGGATCGGCCAGGCCCACCCGCGCTGCCTGATCCCATGCGGTGGCAACCGATTCCGTTGCCTCCCAAGCGATCTGCGACAGCCCGGCGTCATCCAGCAGCGTCACCAGGGTGAACACGACAGCGGGCCACAGGTCGTCGGACACGGCGTCGAGGTAGCGGATCTCCAGCCAGCGCCGCGGCCGAACCGGCGGGAACAGCGTCGTCAGGTGGTACTCGAGGTCGGCCTCGGTCGGCCGGCGGCCACCGAGCAGCGTGCGCCCGTCCGCCCAGTCGGCGAACGGCACCCATTCGGTGACCGCTTCGGCCTCCGGCGTGTGCACGAGCATCACCGGCGCCTTGAGGGCGTAGCGCGCCCAGTCGTTGGCCGGATCGTCACCGCTGGCACCGAGAACGGGCCCGCAGCGGGCGGTGTCCAGCTGGCCCCAGATGCGCTGCCGCGTGCTCTGCCATCCGGTGAATTCGCCGCCCAGCATCGGCGAACTCGCCGACACCGCGATCATGGTGGGGCCGAGCGCGTGGGCGAGCCGGACGCGGTCGGCCCAGCCCTCGCGCGGGCCGGCGTCGACATTGATCTGCAGCGAGGCGGTCGACGTCATCATCGCGGCCCCGGCGGCACCCGTCCCGCCGGCCGCGAAGAACGCCTCCATGGCCCGGTACCGGCCGCCGGGGTTCACCCGGGCCTGCGGCCGGAGCGGGTCCACGCCGACCTGCAGCAACCCCAGACCACGGCGCCGCAACGACTCCCGGAGCACGGCCTGATCTGCCTGCATCGCCGCGATGGCGGCCCCGGCACCGTCCAGCGGCGGACCCGACAGTTCGATGGCGCCGCCGGGCTCCATGGTGATCGTGCTGCCACCGGGCAGCTGCGGAACGGCCTCGACGGCCTGCGTGAGCTCATCCCAGCCGGGACGCCGCGTCAGGTCGGACAGGTCGAAGCAGTGCGCCTCGAGTTCGAGGCCGACGCGGCCCACCGGTCCGTCCCGCAGACACCCGCCGCCGGCCAGCAGCGCGGCGCTGTACGCGCTCGACAACTCGGGGTATTCGGCGTGCGGACGACACATGGCGGTAGCGGTGCCCATCTGAACATCCCCTTCCGGGACCGGGGGCCTGGCCCCGCATCCGTTGGTTGGTGTTCCCGGACCAAGTCTGCGTTACACAGTCAGACGCGTCCCGAGCATTACCTGTTCGTCCGACGATGCCATGAGGCACCGACAAAAATCTGCGCAATATATGTGCGATGCCTGACTCACCCCGGACATGGTCATTGCCCCAACGCGTTCTGCATGGCTCCGGCCAGCACGTTGACCGCGAGGCCGGCGTTGCCGGATTGGCAGACTTTCGCCTGCAGCAGAACGTTCTCCCGCAGCCGGGTCTGCGCGAAACAGCGGCGATCGGTGCCCGCTTCCTGCTTGACCCACGCCTCGTCCGCCGGGCCCGCCTGCGCGCCCGCGAAGCTCCACACCTCGGTCCGGCCGTCCTCGAGGTGCATCGCGGTGGTCTGGCCCGAGCAGCCGGCGGTCCGGTCGACGACCCGGTGGAACGCCCGTGACGCGGCCTCGGCGGTCGCGAACACACCCACCACCTGCTTGGCCGCGTGGCTGTCATCGGTGGCCGTCGTCTGCGCCACGGCGCCGTTGAACGACGCCAGGTCCGGGTCGCCGTACACCTCGGGCAGGCCGATGTCGCCCCAGTTGTTGCACGCCGGGAGATCGACGAAGAAGCCCTGGAACGGCGCGGTGAAGGTGGACTCCCAGCCCATCGGTGCGCCGACCACATTGCCGACGGATCCCTTGCCCAGTACCGCGTACGACACCACACCCGGGTCCGACGGCCTGGCGGCCGCGGCAGGCGCCAGGGCGAGGGCCGCGGTGACGCAGGCTGTGAACCAGATCGGTCGCGCAGTCATGGCTTCGATGATGCCAGTTGCGGCCCTCGTGTCAGCCGGTCAACCGGGCGGTGGCCCCCGCATCGACCGGCAGGACCGTGCCGGTGATGTGGGTGCTGTCCGGGTGTGCCAGGAACATGACCGCACGCGTGATCTCCGCGGGCTTCATGAAGGGCACCGGCTGCAGGTGCAACGACGCGAATACCGATTCCACGTCGGCGAGCGTCGGCTTTTCCAGATCGGGTCGCATCGTGCCGAACAACGCGTCGTTGAAGGTCATCGGGGTTTCGACGTTGCCGGGCGCCACCGCATTGACGGTGATGCCGTACCCGGCCAGATCGTGCGCGGCGACCTTGGTCAGTCCGATGACGCCCCATTTGGAGGCGGCGTACGCGGCCTGCGCGAAGTTTCCGCTGCGACCCAGCATCGAGGACACCGTGACGATCCGCCCGAACCGGCGCGCGATCATCCCCGGCGCCACCGCGGCGATGGTGTTGAACGTGCCGGTGAGATTGGACCCGATCACTTCGTCCCACTGCGCCGACGGGACATCGGGCAGCATCGCGATCGCACTGACGCCGGCGTTGGTGACAGCGATGTCCACGCGGCCGAGCTCCGACTCGACGCGGGCCACGAACTGCTCCAGCGCACCGCGGTCGGCCGTCGACAGTTTCGCTGTGAGACAACGCCTTCCGGTCGCCTCGACCATCTCGGCGGTGGTGGCCAGATCTGCTTCCGTCGCCAACGGGTATGCGATCTGTTCGTTGTTCTCGCACCGGTCGCAGATGGCGATATCCGCGCCTGCTTCGGCGAGTGCCACCGCGTGCGATCGGCCCATTCCTCTTGCGCCGCCGGTGATCAGCGCAACGCGGCCATCAAAGTCGCCCATACAGCTCCTATCTCAGTTCGGCTTGCCGGTGACCACGCAGTGGGTGCGGCTGTAGATGGTGGGCATGCACAGATTGCAGTGTGTGCAGCCCGATTTCACCGTCTTGTCGGCTCGAATGCGGTTGAGTAGGTCGGGTTCGGCGAGCAGCGCCCGGCCCATCGCAACGAACTCGAAACCCTCGGCCATGGCCAGATCCATGGTTTCGCGGTTGGTGATGCCACCGAGCAGGATCAGCGGCATCGACAGTTCGGCCCGGAACTGCCGGGCCTGCTCGAGCAGGTAGGCCTCCTGGTACGGGTACTCCCGGAAGAACTTGTGCCCGCTCATCCGGATACCCCAGCTGATCGGCGGCCTGAAATTCGCGGCGAACTCCTTGACCGGGGCATCGCCGCGGAACAGGTACATCGGATTGACCAGCGAACTGCCGGCGGTGAGTTCGAGCGCGTCCAGGGCGCCGTCCTCTTGCAGCCAGGTGGCGGTCTGCAGCGACTCCTGGATCGGGATACCGCCCCGGACGCCGTCGCTCATGTTGAGTTTGGCGATCACCGCGATCCGATCACCCACGGCCTCCCGTACGGCCTGCACCGTGCCGCGGGCCACCTTGGCCCGGTTGTACAGCGAGCCACCGAACTCATCGCGGCGCTTGTTGATCAACGGCGACAGGAACGAGGACGCGAAGTAGTTGTGGCCCAGGTGCACCTCGACGGCGTCGAACCCGGCCTCGATCGCCAACCGGGCGGCGTTCGCGTGCGCGGCCATCACATCGTCGATATCGGCGCGGGTGGCCTTGCGGGCGAACCGCATCGACAGCGGGTTGAACAACCGCACCGGCGCCAACGCGGTGGCCTTGTTGGTGCGGGCATTGGCGACCGGGCCGGCATGCCCGATCTGCGCGCTGATCGCCGCCCCCTCGGCATGCACCGCCGCGGTCAACTTCTGCAGCCCCGGGATCGCCTCCGGGCGCATCCACAACTGCCACCCATCGGTACGCCCACCCGGGGCCACCGCGCAATAGGCCACCGTCGTCATCCCCACCCCACCCGCAGCGGGCAGCCGGTGATACCGGATCAGATCATCGGTGACCAGCGCATCCGGCGTCGCCGCCTCGAACGTCGCGGCCTTGATGACCCGATTACGCAACGTGATCGGACCGAGCTTGGCCGGCTGGAAGGGATCGGGTGCCATTCTGCGCGGAGTCCTTTCGATAAGTCGTGTTACAACAACGTCTTTCACGGCTTCGCACCGTGCTGGGTGGCAGTTCCGGGCGGAATCTGGAACGGGTCGGCGGCCTGGCCGGACAGATTGGCGAGCGCACCGATCAGGAAATCCGGCGGATTGACGATCTCGGACAGCCGCGGCATGTTCGGGTCGAGCGCCGAGGTGGTGAGCATGTTTTCGCCGAGCCGCCGCAGGGTGAGGTCGAATGTCGAAAAGACGTTGAGATAGTCGCCTCGAACGGCGTTGCGCAGGTACTTCTGGGAGAACGGGAACGTGGGCAGGATTTCCAGATCGTGAATGAAGTCATCGGCGTTGTCGTTGAGGGCCTTGATGATGGGAAATATGTCCCTGAGATCGGCAGCGAAGTCGTCCTTGGACTGCGACAGAACGCGTTCGGCAGTCGAGGCCAATCGGCGCAGTGCGGCGAACGCCGCGACGATGTTGGCGCGATTTCGGTTCAGGGCATCGAGTGCGGCGGGCAGCGTCTCCAGCGTCCGCGCCAGCGCGCCGGCGCCGTGCGCCAATGCTGCCGCTGTCCGGTCGACGCCTTCGATCGCCGTGATGATGGTGCCCGTTTGCGCATCGAGGAAGCCGGTCAACTCGGCCAGCTTCGCCACCAATCCGGTGAACGTGGTCGCGCGTTCGGCCACAGCTGCGTACGCCTCGTTCGTAATATCCTGCAGGGCACCGAGATTGCCGTTGTTGACGATGACACCGAGCGCGGCCAGCACCTCTTCGGTGGTGGGATAGTGACCTCCCCGGCCGAGCCGGAGGTGCGCGCCGTCGGCCAGCTTGGCGGGCACCGGCTGGTTCGACGGCACCAGTTCGACGTGCTGGGAGCCCAACAGCGAGGTTTGCCCGACCATCACCGACACGTTTTCGGGGAGATCAACGTGGCGGTCCAACGAAAGACGAACGGCCGCATACACGGTGCTGTCGGCGCGCTGCCTGACGGCGACCCCGGAGACGCTTCCCACGGTCACATCCCCGACCTTTACCGGCGAATTCTGCGGCAGGCCAACGACGTTGTCCAGCTCGACGGTCACCTCGAAGGAGCCCGGGCCGTGACCGGCCGTCCCCGGCAACGACAGCGAATTCAATCCGTCGAACTGGCACCCCGACAATGCGGCGGCGACACAGGCCAGGAGCGCGCAGCCGCGCAACCCGATACGACGATCACCCATTCTCCGAGCACCGGCCCTTCGATGGGTCGGGAGCTCCGCCGATGGGAATGATGATGTCGCTACCCGCCGGCCCGCTGAGCTTGATCTTGCTGGAGCAGAAGAAGATGTTGAAGAACGCACCATACGCGCCAAGTGAATTGAGCCGCAGATAGCTCTCGGCGAGGGGCTCGATGGCGGCGTTGACCTCCGCCTTGCGCTCGTAGACCCGCTGCGCAAAGGGACGCACATTCTCGAGGACGCCCTGGACCGGCCGCCGGGAGCGCTCCAGCATCTGGGTCAGCTCCGCCGACGACGCGGCCAGCGGCCCGATGGCTCCGGCGATGGGGTCACGGTCCTGCGCCAGACCGGTCAGCAGTTGCTGGAGCGTGTCGATACTGGTGCCGAACTGCCGGCTCTTCGAATCCACGCTGCCGAGAACCGCATTGAGGTTGGTGACGACGTCGCCGATGAGCTGATCCCGGCCGGATAGATTCTGCGCGAAGTTTCCTGTCGTCGAAAGCAGTTGGGACACAGCACCGCCCTGGCCCTGGAGCAGATCGATGACGGCGGCGGTGATGGCGTTGACCTTGTCGCCGTCGAGGCCCTTGAGCACGGGACGCAGGCCGCCCAAGAGCGCGTCGAGATCCACGGCGGGCTGGGTGTGACTCAGCGGGATGGTCGCCCCCGCAGCCAGCTCGTGCAAATCTCCTGCGGCGAAGGCCAATTCGAGATAGCGGTCACCGGTGAGGTTCAGATAGCGGATGACGGCCCTGGTCGACGTGTAGAGGCGGTAGCGCGAATCAACACTGAAGAGCACGTCGACGGTGTTGTCGGCGCCCAGCGACACGCGGTCGACCTTGCCCACCGGCAGCCCGGCCATCCGCACGTCCTGACCGACTGTCAGACGTGAGGCATCGGTGAACTGGGCGTGGTACCGCTCGCCCGTCCCGAACCGGAACTGGCCGAACACCACCACCAGCGCGGCGGCGACCAACAGCATCACCACGGTGAACGCAGTCACCTTCGCCCCGGCGGCCATCGCCAACCTCCTTAATTAGTGATCCAGTGGTACACTAATTACCGGCATGGCGTCAATGGCATCGCCGACAGTCGGGTGCTGTGATGATGGACCCGTGAGCAGTCAGTCAGGCCCGGGCCGGCCACGGGACGCGAGTATCGACGATCGCGTCCTGACGGCAACCCGAGAGCTCCTGTCAGAGGTCGGGTTTCAGGATTTGAGCATGCGCCTCGTCGCGCAGCGCTCCGGCGTCACGCGCGCCAGCCTGGCTCGGCGATGGCCGTCGAAGGGCGCGTTGGTCATCGATGCGGTGATGGGCGTGGCACCCGACCTGACGCCGTTCGATGGCACCGATGTCTACGGCTGGATAGATTTCGTCGTCCGCGGCAGCCGGGCCCTGTTCAACCGCCCCGATATGAAGGCTGCGGCACCCGACCTCACCCAGGCCCTGGTCGAAGACAAACAGCTGGGGCGGTCGCTGTGGAATCGGTTCACGGGACCGGCGGTCGAACTGTTCGCCGACGACGTCGGAGCACAGACCGCCGAAGAGCGGCGCAGTGCGGAACTGGATGCGCGCGCCGTCCTGATCATGGCGGCGGGTGCCGCCATGTACGTCTCCACCATCGCCGCCGACGACGACTCCACCGAGCTCGAGGAACGGATCGTCGAACTGCTGACCACCGGCTATCGAGCAGTGGTCGCGAACCGCCTGGCGGCCGAAGGGCAGGCCTAGAGCAGACGACAGGCCGCACCCTGCGCGGGCACGGCCTGTCGTGTGACGCGGGACTGTGGTGGGGTCAGCGACCGGGCTGGGCCGGTCCGGGCTGGCCGGGTGCTTGCGGTCCGGGGCCACCGGGGCCCTGTCCGCCGGGACCACCGGGGCCCTGTCCGCCGGGCCCACCGGGGCCCTGTCCGCCGGGACCCTGCCAGCCGGGGCCGCCGGGGAACATCGGATGCCACATGCCGCCGCCGCGCGGTCCGTGGCCCTCGCGGAACTCCGCGGTGTCATGCCCGCGGTGGTGCTTGTGCCAGCCGTGGTGGCCGCCGCCGGAATGCGCGCCGAGAATGAAGCCGGAGAAGAAAATCGTCGCGACGATGAACACGATGCCCGCGACGATGCCAACCCACGCCAGCACCTTGTTCAGCTTGCTGGGCTCGTGCTCGGCGGGCGGGGTGGCCACTGCGGTGGCCGTTGCTACGGGCGGGAAGGAGTCCGTCGGGGTGTCCGGCGCCTCTGGCGTTTCTTTAGGGGTTTCGTCACTCATGCCATCGATGATCCGTCCGTCAACCACTGCGGTGGCTAGGTTGCGCGTAAGAATCAGCTATGAGGCGCGCGGCGCGGTAGCGTGGCCTGTGTAGCGGAGCTTCGGCCGGGCTTTGGGGGCCGGCCGACGCTCCGATATCAGCACGCGCGGCAGAAAAGGTGAGATGTCCAGAACCACCCTGCGCGCCGCGGCTCTCGCCTGCGGCACCGCGTTGCTCCTGACCCTCACCCCGGCGTGCGCGAAGCAGACCGCCGTGCTGACGGGCCCGGCTCCGACGGCGTCGCCCACGGCTGCCTCCCACACCCAAGCGCCGGCACCGACGACCAAGAGCAAGTCCGGGCTGCCCGTCTGCCAGCTGTCGTCGCTGCCACCCGAGACCACCACCACGGTCGACCTGATCCACCGCGGCGGGCCGTTCCCCTATTCACGCGACGGCATCGTGTTCGGCAACTTCGAGCGCCGGCTGCCGAACCAGCAGCGCGGCTACTACCACGAGTACACGGTGCCCACGCCGGGCGCGAAGACGCGCGGCACCCGACGGGTCATCACCGGCGGCGAGCCGCCGACCAACCCACCGGAGTTCTACTACACCGGCGACCACTACGAGACGTTCTGCCAGATCGGAGGAGCGTGAAGACGTTCACCGTGCGGGGTGCGCGGATCCATTCCCGCGCAGACCTTTTCACCGAGCTGGGGCACGCCGTCAACGGCAGCGGCGGCTACTTCGGCAGCAATCTGGACGCACTGGCCGACTGCCTCGGCGGCGGCTTCGGCACGCCGGACGACGAGCCGTTCCGCTTCGTGCTGACCGACAGTTCAAAAGCCAAGAAGGCGTTGGATTCTCACACCTGGAGCGGACTGCTCGAGGTGTTCGACAGCGCCGGCGTCGACCTGGTGCTGCGCTGACAACAGCGCCTAGGTGTACTCGGCCATGACGTTGGTAGCGGGCGTGTTGGCTTGATGTGGGGAGAACCTCCGGGTGAGGTGTGGCTTGTCGAAGGCCCATCACCAACCCGGAGGTTCTCGTGTCCCACCGTAATGCCCGTACGACGTTGCACGGCCGGCTGCTGATTGTGCAGCGGCATCAGCAGGGCTGGAAACAAGCCCATATCGCTTCAGCGATGGGCATTTCCCGCAAATGCGTCCACACCTGGATCAGCCGTTATGCCCTCGAGGGAGAGGCCGGACTTCACGACCGGTCCTCACGACCGCACCACAGTCCGACCAAGACCCCAGCGCGGGTGGAACGACAGGTGGTGGCGGCGCGCCGCCGGCATCGCCGGGGCCCGGACTGGCTGGGTGCCGAACTTGGGATCCCCGCGCGGACCGTCGGACGGATTCTTCATCGTCGGGGCGTACCTCATCTGCGCGACTGCGATCCGATGACCGGCGCGGTGATCAAGGCATCGAAGGCCACTGCGGTGCGCTACGAGCGCGACCATCCTGGCGAACTGGTCCACGTCGATGTCAAGAAGCTCGGCCGCATCCCCCGACGGGGGGCGGGTGGCGCGCTCACGGGCGCAGCGAAGAGGTCCGCGGCCGCGGCATCGGGTATGACTACGTGCACTCGATGGTCGATGACCACAGCCGGCTGGCGTACTCAGAGATCCATCCCGATGAGAAGGGATCAACATGTGCCGGGTTCATCGCTCGGGCGGCTGAATACTTTCAATCACAAGGGATTTCGAGTATCGAACGAGTCATCACTGACAACCATTTCAGCTATCGACGCTCGGCCGACGTCGCGGCGATCATCGACCAGCTGCATGCTAAACACCTCTTCATCAGGCCTCACTGCCCGTGGCAGAACGGCAAGGTGGAGCGCTACAACCGGACGCTGCAAGGCGAATGGTCCTATCGCCGGGTTTTCGCCTCCAACGCAGACCGCGCCCGAGCCCT
Proteins encoded in this region:
- a CDS encoding TetR/AcrR family transcriptional regulator — its product is MSSQSGPGRPRDASIDDRVLTATRELLSEVGFQDLSMRLVAQRSGVTRASLARRWPSKGALVIDAVMGVAPDLTPFDGTDVYGWIDFVVRGSRALFNRPDMKAAAPDLTQALVEDKQLGRSLWNRFTGPAVELFADDVGAQTAEERRSAELDARAVLIMAAGAAMYVSTIAADDDSTELEERIVELLTTGYRAVVANRLAAEGQA
- a CDS encoding MCE family protein, whose amino-acid sequence is MGDRRIGLRGCALLACVAAALSGCQFDGLNSLSLPGTAGHGPGSFEVTVELDNVVGLPQNSPVKVGDVTVGSVSGVAVRQRADSTVYAAVRLSLDRHVDLPENVSVMVGQTSLLGSQHVELVPSNQPVPAKLADGAHLRLGRGGHYPTTEEVLAALGVIVNNGNLGALQDITNEAYAAVAERATTFTGLVAKLAELTGFLDAQTGTIITAIEGVDRTAAALAHGAGALARTLETLPAALDALNRNRANIVAAFAALRRLASTAERVLSQSKDDFAADLRDIFPIIKALNDNADDFIHDLEILPTFPFSQKYLRNAVRGDYLNVFSTFDLTLRRLGENMLTTSALDPNMPRLSEIVNPPDFLIGALANLSGQAADPFQIPPGTATQHGAKP
- a CDS encoding barstar family protein; translated protein: MKTFTVRGARIHSRADLFTELGHAVNGSGGYFGSNLDALADCLGGGFGTPDDEPFRFVLTDSSKAKKALDSHTWSGLLEVFDSAGVDLVLR
- a CDS encoding MCE family protein, translating into MAAGAKVTAFTVVMLLVAAALVVVFGQFRFGTGERYHAQFTDASRLTVGQDVRMAGLPVGKVDRVSLGADNTVDVLFSVDSRYRLYTSTRAVIRYLNLTGDRYLELAFAAGDLHELAAGATIPLSHTQPAVDLDALLGGLRPVLKGLDGDKVNAITAAVIDLLQGQGGAVSQLLSTTGNFAQNLSGRDQLIGDVVTNLNAVLGSVDSKSRQFGTSIDTLQQLLTGLAQDRDPIAGAIGPLAASSAELTQMLERSRRPVQGVLENVRPFAQRVYERKAEVNAAIEPLAESYLRLNSLGAYGAFFNIFFCSSKIKLSGPAGSDIIIPIGGAPDPSKGRCSENG
- a CDS encoding ribonuclease domain-containing protein, giving the protein MSRTTLRAAALACGTALLLTLTPACAKQTAVLTGPAPTASPTAASHTQAPAPTTKSKSGLPVCQLSSLPPETTTTVDLIHRGGPFPYSRDGIVFGNFERRLPNQQRGYYHEYTVPTPGAKTRGTRRVITGGEPPTNPPEFYYTGDHYETFCQIGGA